The DNA window ATGGTAAGCAGGGTCTGGGTAAGCCCGAGTCCCATGATCTTTTTCCGCATTTCCCAGAATTTTCTGGGTTCCAGTTCCAGGCCGACCAGAAAGAGCAGCATGATTACGCCAAATTCGCTGGCATGCATGATGTCGTTTACATCTTTCCCGGTAAGCTTAAGGATATAAGGCCCGATGATGATTCCTCCTGCAATATATCCTATTACGGAGCTGAGCCCGAACTTCCTGGCCAGCGGAACCATGATAATGGCTACGCCCAGAAAGAGTAGGGTGTTCATAGCTAATGTCTGTTCCATAGGTTTCTATTGGTTTAGAAGTTCTTCAAATTCTCTTTTATGGAGGATGATTTCTTTTTTACTGAGCTTATTGGCCTCATATACCACTTTGATATTTTTGATGTCAGCTTTAAAAACATTCAGGCAGATGATCAGTCCGCTGATGACTTCTTCCACACTGTATTTATAGGTGCCGTTCCTGCTGAATGACCTTTCTTTTCCTCCGGTAGTCACCAGGATATGTACTTCCTTACCTTCCAGCGGATTCTCAGCCCCCTCTTTCAGCCAGTCCCGGTCGAAGACTTCATCAATCCACAGTTTTAAAAGGGGAGGAACACCAAACCATATGATGGGAAACTGAAAGATAAACCGGTCATAATTCTTCAGGCGTTTGCGTTCCCTGAAAGCCGCAATATGGAAATTGGGGTATTCTTCGTACAGGTCACGAAGCGTAAAATGCTGATGACGGACATAAAAATTGATGAGCTCTACATTCGAATTCGAATGTTCAAGATAAGGATGCGCAAAAACTACCAATGTCTTCTTCATAACCTGTTTTGAGTAAAAATAACGAAAAAAAAATGAATTAAATAGAATTTTAGGTCTGATTTATTGATTTTTTAATCTGAAAATGACCATTTTATGCTTGTGCTGATCAAAAAAAATGCCGTTTTCCTAGCCAAAATTGAATGGATTATAAAAAGAGGTTTCATTTATATGAATATCTTGCCTTTTTGATTAATCATAAAGGAGCACATTCCGATATATTACTGAAACAGGTGTTTAACAGGTATTGAAAGTATCCCGTATCAGTTACAGAATAATCAATCAGGTTGATAATGATCTGCTAAGGTCAAATAAAAAATCGGCCTGTAAAGACCGATTATATGCTGTTTTATTACCATCCTCCCGAAGCACCTCCGCCTCCAAAGCTTCCGCCTCCGCCAAAGCCTCCGAATCCGCCGCCTCCGGAACTGCCTCCGCCAAAACCACCACCTCCGAAGCTTCCCGGGAAAGGGAAGAATCCGCTAGGATAATTTCTGCGGCCTCTCCTGGAGATGATCACATCATCGTCGTCGCCATTTCCTCCTCCTCCGCCTCCACGGTTCCTGAAGATGATCGAAATGATGATAAAAATGATGATGGCAATGATGATGAGACTCACCGAATCTCTTTTTCCGCCTGAAGGTGTCTTGGCAATCGGTTTAAATTTTCCCTGGACAGCTTCCATAATGGATGTTGTCCCGCGGTCGATTCCTTCATACCATTTCCCCTGCTTGAAATTAGGGGTTACAATATAGTCCAGGATCTGGCCGGCTACTGATGCGGTCAGGTACTGCTCAACAGCCCTTCCCTGCTGGATAGCCATCGTATGGTCTTCCGTAGCGATCAGGAAAACAACCCCGTTATCCACATTTTTCTGCCCGATTCCCCATTTTTCCCCGAACATCGTAGCGAGGAAATTCACATCTTCGCCTTTGGTTGAAGGAATAATAATTACTTCAATCTCAGTAGAGGTGGAATCAGCAAATTTGATCAGCTTATTGTTCAGGGCATCTTTTTCCTGCTGGCTGAGCAGATTGGCTTCATCAAATACCGGGTAAAGCACCGCCGGTTTCTTTGGAACGGTATATTGTGCCGGTACCCAGAGGTACAGGAAAAAAAGGATGAATGAAAATATTATTTTAAGAGAACGTAATCTCATTAGATAATTGGTTGGGGTTTTCTCCGGTAACCGGAAAATGTTTCTTCAGTTCAAGTCCGGTTTTTAGGATGGCACTTTCCAGTGCTTTGTAATAATTCCCTTTGGCAAACTCTCCAGTAATGTAGTCGTGCAGCTGGTCCCAATAGGATTGTTTTACCTTCTCATGGATGCCGATATCACCGATAATGGTCAGGTATTTCTTTTCAAAATTGACATGGAAAAGAACCGCATTTCTGTCGGCAGTATTATTCATGCACAGCCTCCTGAATACTTCGAATGCTGTCTCCGCATCACGGGTTGAGGTATTGGAATCAATATGCACCCGGATTTCGCCCGTGGAATGTTCTTCCGCCGACTGAATAGCTTCCACAAGGGAAGCTATCTGATGATGGGTTAAAAAACTTTTCATTATTCTGAGAAGACTTCAGGAGCCTTTTCAGCACCTGCATCTGCTTTGAAGTATGGTTTCTCTTTGAAATTGGTGAAGTTGGCCAGGATATTATTCGGGAATTTTTTAATCGTCGTATTGTATTCCTGTGCTGCTGCGTTATAATATACTGTTTCGGTCCTGATGCTGTTTTCAATAGCGGTATACTCCCTTTGGAAGTTGATGTACTGCTGGTCTGCTTTCAGGTTAGGATAGGATTCCACCACAGCCATCAGCCTGCTGAGTGCTCCTGACAATTCTCCCTGCGCTGCCTGGAATTTCGCAAGGTCCTGCTGCGTCATATTCGTAGGGTCAATGTTGATAGAAGTTGCTTTAGAACGGGCTTCCACAACTTTCGTCAGGGTTTCCTGCTCAAATTTCGAGTATGATTTTACTGTTCTTTCAAGATTCGGGATGAGGTTGGCTCTTTTCTGGTATACCGTTTCCACGTTAGACCATTTGGTATTCACGTTCTGTTCCTGGGTTACAAAATTATTGTAGCCGCTTTTACCCCAGAAGAAAAGAATCACAACAATTACAACCAGTGCAATTCCGATAGTTCCTGCACTCAGGCAGCCTTTATTTTTCATAGTTTATATTTTTTAAAAACCTTGTGTCAACCAAATATACAAATTATGTGCTAATTTTGCAGAAAATTATTTTAATGGTAACAATGGTGGTCGCAATGGGAGACAGCAATGAGATTGGATTCAAAAACCAGCTGCTGTGGCATCTTCCCAAAGATTTGAAACATTTTAAAGAAATAACTTCCGGCCATCCGGTCATTATGGGCAGGAAAACCTATGAAAGCATCGGTAAACCGCTCCCGAACCGCACCAATATTATTGTTTCCGGAAAAAAGGACTGGTTTGAAGAAGGCGTACTGATTGTAGGCAGCATTAAAGAAGCGGTAAAGTTTGCCAAAAAGATCGATGAAGACGTATTCATCATCGGGGGCGGTAAAATCTATGAGCAGACGATGCAGGTTGCCGACAGGATTGAAGTAACCAAAGTGAACGGCAGCTTCGAGGCAGATACATTTTTTCCTGAGATTGACGGGAAGATGTGGCTGAAAACTGATGAGTCCTGCTTTGAGGCAGATGAGAAGCATGCCTACAGCTTCTGCTTTCAGACTTTTGAAAAAATCAAAACCGAAGAACTCTAGAATTCCGGCTGGCAAGCACTAGCTTCTAAGGACTAAATTATTTATCTTTGCAATTCTAAATTTTAACAATGAACAAATACATAAAAATCGCCATTGCCGCAGTTCTGATCCTGACGGGACTTTCTATGATGATCTTTACCAGAAACCTGGGCTGGGGAATCGTGATTTTCCTGCTGGCTGCAGTGCCGATCCTCCTTTTCTTCAAAAACGAATACATCCTGCTTGCCTTCTGGCAGCTCAGAAAGCAGAATATGGAAAAAGCAGGGGAATGGCTGAAAGGAATCACCAACTATAAGGCTCAGCTCCATCAATCCCAGTACGGATATTTTCATTACCTGCAGGGCCTGACTTTGGCACAGGAACACCCTACAAAAGTAGAACCCCTGATGAGAAAAGCCCTTGAATATGGACTGAATATGAAGCACGACAGGGCTATGGCTACCTTAAACCTTGCGGCTGCGGCCATTTCCAAAGGGAGAAGGCAGGAAGGGCAGAAGCTGCTTGATGAAGCTAAAAGGCTCGACAGCGCAGGCATGATGACTGATCAGATCAAAATGATGAAAGACCAGATGAAGATGCCGACCATGCAGAAGCATATGCACAATCCTAATATGAGGAACAGAGGGAAATTCTAATTCAGGAATTGACTATACAATACAAAAGCATCTGAACAGATCAGATGCTTTTTTTATGATATTAACCTACATTTCAGCATTATGGTCGTATCCGTAGAATTTGGGGATCTGCCAGTGGTATTTTACAGCCAGCGTACGTATGGCTACAATCAGGAGGATGGTGAAAATCTGAATAAATGTATAGGTAAAGGAACTGAATTTCGTCATCAGCAAAAAAGCAGATCCGCCGACAATGCAGGCAGTAGCGTAAATTTCTTTCCTGAAGATCAATGGAATCCTATTGAGCAGGATGTCCCGTATAATTCCCCCGAAACAGCCCGTAATGGTTCCCAGTCCTATACAGATCAGAGGATGGATGTCTGCATGCAGTCCCTTCTGGACACCAATGATGGTGAATAATCCCAACCCGAAACTGTCAAAGATAAACAGCGTAACCTGGAAGTTTTTTTCCAGGGATTTAAAAATCATGGTGAAAATGCTTGTCGCCAGGATAATGACGCAGGTAAACAGGTCATGCATCCAGAATACAGGAATGTCCAGCAGCAGGTCCCGTACGGTTCCGCCTCCCACAGAGGTCACGAAGGCAATAATCAGCACCCCGAAAGGATCCAGCCGTTTCTGCATGGCGGCAAAACTCCCCGACATGGAAAAGGAAATGGTTCCAAGGACTTCTATGGCAAAATTGAACTGTTCGTGCATTTTTTATGAATGATGAATGATAATTGATGAATGATTTTTTTACTGTATATATCAATCATCATTTATCAATCATCAATTATTTATTTAGTGTTTCTCAATTCTCACCGAATCCGGGACCAGCAGCTCATATTCTCCGCCGTGATTGAGGATTTCCCGGACGATGCTGCTGCTGATGAATGATTTTCCGGAGGAGGTCAGCAGGAAAACCGTTTCCAGTTTTTTATGGGCGAGCGTCCTGTTGGTATGGGCAATGGCTTTTTCAAATTCGAAATCCGCCGGATTCCTCAGGCCTCGGATAATATATTGTGCATCCTTTTCAAAACAGTAATCGACGGTAAGTCCTTCGAAATAATCCACTTCCACATTAGGAAATTCGGCAACGGAATTCTGGATGAATTCCATTCTTTTTTCCAGCGGGAACATGTATTTTTTCTGGGAATTCTGCCCGATCGCTATAATCAGCTTATCGAAAAGCGGGGCTGCCCGTTCTATGATATCGTAATGTCCTAAAGTAATAGGATCAAACGATCCCGGAAAAACAGCAATTTTCATGCGCAGTATTTATAGATTACAAGTTATGAATAATGAAGGAAAAATCCGGCCATCCGTTAGCATAGGCAACGGATTTAATTTCCGAACTTTTTTAAATACTTTATTTTTGATTCTTATGTAAAGCTTTTTCAACTTCATTTCCGCACAGGTCAGCAATGGAAATCCCATAATGCCGTGCCTGCTGCGGCAGGATGCTTGCAGGGGAAAATCCCGGATTGGTATTCATCTCCAGCATGTAGGGAATACCATCCATTAAAATGAACTCACTTCGGGAAAAACCGCTCATGCCAAGCGAGTCGTAGGCTTTTTTGGAAATATCTTCCACCCGTTGACGGGTTTCCTCGTCAATCCTGGCCGGAGTGATTTCTTCGGAAGCGCCTTCATATTTTGCTGCATAATCGAAGAACTCATTTTTAGGGACGATTTCTGTGATGCCGAGCACAACGGTTTCATCTTTGAAGTCTACTACACCTACAGAGACTTCCATTCCGTCCAGAAAACTTTCAATCAGGATTTCATGGTCTTCTTTAAAGGCTACTTCAGTCGCCGGCAGCAGTTCAGCAAGTTCTTTTACTTTTGAAATACCCAGTGAAGAACCGGATTGGTTCGGCTTAACGAATACCGGAAGCCCAAGCTCACGGATGATCTCTTCTGCATTGATGGTTTCCCCTTTTCTGAGGTAGATGCTTTTTGCAGAAGGAATGCCATATTTCGACAGTACGGCAAGGGTGTCTTTTTTATTGAAGGTCAGCGCACTCTGGTAAAAATCGCAACCGGTATATACCTGGCCGATAGCATCCCAGTAGGCCTGCAAAACGCCGTTTTCGCCGGGTGCCCCATGGATGATATTGAAGCAGACATCAAACTTCATATGCTGTCCCGAACTGAGTGTAACTGAAAAGTCCCCTTTATGGATCGGGAGCTTCTGACCTTGTTCATCCAGGAAATACCATTCATCTTTAAGAATAACCACTTTGTAGACATCGTAAAGACCTCTGTCTAAAGAATCGTAGATCAACTGTCCGCTTTTAAGAGAAACCACATATTCGTCAGAGTGGCCTCCCATTACTACGGCAACGCTTTTTTTGCTCATAATACTGTCATATCAATGAGCAAATTTAATGATTTTACCTAATGCAATAGAGCACGCCGGTAAATTTTGGGACGAAAAATGAAATGTGGCAAAGAAAAACTGCAATATAAAATTATTGGTTATCTTTGCTGCTATAATTAAAGTATTTTAAGTATGCTTAAATCACTTTTCAACTGGAGAGTTTTACTGAACTTATTATTGGCGATCGGAGTTTTTGTGGGGCTGATATGGCTTACATTCCGCTGGCTGGAATACCATACCAATCACGGAGAAGAAATGCCGGTTCCCAATGTCGTTAATAAATCCGTTTATGAAGCTGTTCAGATCCTGGAAGATGCAGGGCTGGAGTATGAAGTGGACAGTGCCAAATATGACCCTAAATACAAGCCGCTTCAGGTTCTTAAAATGTCACCTTCCGCAGGTTCGCGGGTTAAATATGAACGTGCGATCCAGTTAATGGTAAACCCTAAATTCTGGGCTCCGGTAGCGATTCCGGATGTGGTAAACAAATATTCAGGACTTGCCTTCCAGAGGCTGGACCAGGTAGGACTAAAAATCGGGGATACCATCTTTGAGCCGAGCATCCAGAAAGATGCGGTTCTCAGGATCCTTTACAAAGGAAATCCAATTAAGCCGGGATCTCTTGTGCCCAGGTTCTCTATGGTGGATGTTGTCGTAGGTTCCGGACCGATGAGGAATATTTCTATTCCGAATATAGTAGGGCTTACCGTGAAAGAAGCAAGATCCGTCATCGCCAGAAGCCTTTTTGAGGTGGGTCTGGTAGATCACGAAGACGGAGGCAGGGATGAATCAGATATTATTTATTACCAGGATCCGGCGTCAGGAGATATGAGGGACCAGGGAATGCAGATCGATCTTTGGGCCAGTAAGAAAACCCCGGCTGAGCTGAGGGACAAAATAGAACAGCTCAACGCTACATACCGAATGAAGGTGGATACCGGGCTGCCGCCAATCCAGTACCAGGAAATTCCTGCCCATCAGGAACCCACCTATGAACCTGTAACACCGGCTCCGGCTCCGAGAAGAGAAGTCCCTAAAGTAACTGAGCCAGCTGCAAAGACGGAAACGCCCAAAACAGGAACTTCCAGGCCGGCCGGAACATCAGAGAACAATAAACCGAAGACCACGGCAAATACCGGAGGAAATTCCGGAAACAATACATCAGCAGCGAAAACGGCTTCTTCATCACAGCAGCCTTCACAAAAGCAAAAGCCTAAAAAAGTAGTTGTAGAATAAACGCTGCCGGCTAAATTTAATCAAAGGCTTCAACTGCATTCTGTTGAAGCCTTTTGTGTAAAATACCAGTAAAATGACTGAAGATAACGAAGATTTTTTAGAAGAGGAATTATCAGACCCAGGATATATAGATATTGATGAGGAAAATAAAGGCCTGTATGAACATCTTAATATTAGCGTAGATAAAAACCAGGAGCCACTCCGGATTGATAAGTTCCTGCTGATTTACCGCCAGAACTCATCCAGGAATAAAATCTCACAGACCTGCCGTGCGGGCAACGTGGTGGTGAACGGCAACGCCGTAAAGCAGAATTACCGCGTAAAACCCGGAGACCAGATCTCTGTGCTGCTGGCACATCCTCCGCGGGAAAATGTGATCATCCCTCAGGATATTCCTATCAATATCATTTATGAGGATGACGACCTTGTGGTGGTGGATAAAGAAGCCGGAATGGTCGTGCATCCGGGATTCGGGAACTGGGACGGAACATTGGTGAATGCATTGGCGTACCATTTTGAAAAGAACAATGAGAAATCTGACCTGGACAGGGTAGGACTTGTCCACAGGATTGACAAGGATACTTCCGGCCTGCTGGTCATCGCCAAAACTGAGTATGCGCTGAGCTTTCTGGCCAAGCAATTCTTTAACCGTACGACCAAGAGGCTGTACTGGGCTTTCGTGTGGGGAAATATGCAGGAGGATGAAGGAACGATCCGGGGACACATCGGGCGGCACCCTAAAAACAGGATGCAGATGTCCGTTTATGAAGACGGTAGCCAGGGAAAACATGCCGTTACCCATTACAAAGTACTGGAGCGTTTCCGTTACATGACCTGGGTAGAATGTAAGCTGGAAACAGGGCGTACACACCAGATCAGGGCGCACTTCAGGCACATTGGCCATACACTGTTCAATGATGAACGGTATGAAGGCCATACGCCGTTGCGGGGCGTTAATCTCCCAAAGTACAGGCAGTTCATTAAAAATGTATTTGAAATCCTGCCCAGGCATGCGCTTCATGCCCACACTTTAGGGTTTATTCATCCTACCACAAAAAAGGAATTATATTTCGAGAGTCCAATGCCGCAAGATATGGCGGATGCTGTAAAAAAATGGAGAAATTATTTGGAAAACTAAAAATATATTGAGAATTTTTTTATATTTGTTGAATTGAAATCAAGATTTGTTATGAGAAAACTATATGCTATCGTATGTTTAGCTCTTTTGTCAAATGCATACAAAGCACAAGAAACATTACCATACTATCAACAATATCTTTTGGATGGTGAGTTTCTGTTCAACCCGGCACAATACGGAAAAACAGATTACGTTCAGCTCAACCTCAACTATCAGCAGCAATTTACCAAGTTCAGCGAATCTCCT is part of the Chryseobacterium camelliae genome and encodes:
- a CDS encoding NAD(P)H-dependent oxidoreductase — encoded protein: MKKTLVVFAHPYLEHSNSNVELINFYVRHQHFTLRDLYEEYPNFHIAAFRERKRLKNYDRFIFQFPIIWFGVPPLLKLWIDEVFDRDWLKEGAENPLEGKEVHILVTTGGKERSFSRNGTYKYSVEEVISGLIICLNVFKADIKNIKVVYEANKLSKKEIILHKREFEELLNQ
- a CDS encoding TPM domain-containing protein is translated as MKSFLTHHQIASLVEAIQSAEEHSTGEIRVHIDSNTSTRDAETAFEVFRRLCMNNTADRNAVLFHVNFEKKYLTIIGDIGIHEKVKQSYWDQLHDYITGEFAKGNYYKALESAILKTGLELKKHFPVTGENPNQLSNEITFS
- the coaD gene encoding pantetheine-phosphate adenylyltransferase; amino-acid sequence: MKIAVFPGSFDPITLGHYDIIERAAPLFDKLIIAIGQNSQKKYMFPLEKRMEFIQNSVAEFPNVEVDYFEGLTVDYCFEKDAQYIIRGLRNPADFEFEKAIAHTNRTLAHKKLETVFLLTSSGKSFISSSIVREILNHGGEYELLVPDSVRIEKH
- a CDS encoding dihydrofolate reductase: MVTMVVAMGDSNEIGFKNQLLWHLPKDLKHFKEITSGHPVIMGRKTYESIGKPLPNRTNIIVSGKKDWFEEGVLIVGSIKEAVKFAKKIDEDVFIIGGGKIYEQTMQVADRIEVTKVNGSFEADTFFPEIDGKMWLKTDESCFEADEKHAYSFCFQTFEKIKTEEL
- a CDS encoding D-alanine--D-alanine ligase produces the protein MSKKSVAVVMGGHSDEYVVSLKSGQLIYDSLDRGLYDVYKVVILKDEWYFLDEQGQKLPIHKGDFSVTLSSGQHMKFDVCFNIIHGAPGENGVLQAYWDAIGQVYTGCDFYQSALTFNKKDTLAVLSKYGIPSAKSIYLRKGETINAEEIIRELGLPVFVKPNQSGSSLGISKVKELAELLPATEVAFKEDHEILIESFLDGMEVSVGVVDFKDETVVLGITEIVPKNEFFDYAAKYEGASEEITPARIDEETRQRVEDISKKAYDSLGMSGFSRSEFILMDGIPYMLEMNTNPGFSPASILPQQARHYGISIADLCGNEVEKALHKNQK
- a CDS encoding PASTA domain-containing protein, yielding MLKSLFNWRVLLNLLLAIGVFVGLIWLTFRWLEYHTNHGEEMPVPNVVNKSVYEAVQILEDAGLEYEVDSAKYDPKYKPLQVLKMSPSAGSRVKYERAIQLMVNPKFWAPVAIPDVVNKYSGLAFQRLDQVGLKIGDTIFEPSIQKDAVLRILYKGNPIKPGSLVPRFSMVDVVVGSGPMRNISIPNIVGLTVKEARSVIARSLFEVGLVDHEDGGRDESDIIYYQDPASGDMRDQGMQIDLWASKKTPAELRDKIEQLNATYRMKVDTGLPPIQYQEIPAHQEPTYEPVTPAPAPRREVPKVTEPAAKTETPKTGTSRPAGTSENNKPKTTANTGGNSGNNTSAAKTASSSQQPSQKQKPKKVVVE
- a CDS encoding RluA family pseudouridine synthase produces the protein MTEDNEDFLEEELSDPGYIDIDEENKGLYEHLNISVDKNQEPLRIDKFLLIYRQNSSRNKISQTCRAGNVVVNGNAVKQNYRVKPGDQISVLLAHPPRENVIIPQDIPINIIYEDDDLVVVDKEAGMVVHPGFGNWDGTLVNALAYHFEKNNEKSDLDRVGLVHRIDKDTSGLLVIAKTEYALSFLAKQFFNRTTKRLYWAFVWGNMQEDEGTIRGHIGRHPKNRMQMSVYEDGSQGKHAVTHYKVLERFRYMTWVECKLETGRTHQIRAHFRHIGHTLFNDERYEGHTPLRGVNLPKYRQFIKNVFEILPRHALHAHTLGFIHPTTKKELYFESPMPQDMADAVKKWRNYLEN
- a CDS encoding TPM domain-containing protein gives rise to the protein MRLRSLKIIFSFILFFLYLWVPAQYTVPKKPAVLYPVFDEANLLSQQEKDALNNKLIKFADSTSTEIEVIIIPSTKGEDVNFLATMFGEKWGIGQKNVDNGVVFLIATEDHTMAIQQGRAVEQYLTASVAGQILDYIVTPNFKQGKWYEGIDRGTTSIMEAVQGKFKPIAKTPSGGKRDSVSLIIIAIIIFIIISIIFRNRGGGGGGNGDDDDVIISRRGRRNYPSGFFPFPGSFGGGGFGGGSSGGGGFGGFGGGGSFGGGGASGGW
- a CDS encoding trimeric intracellular cation channel family protein, whose protein sequence is MHEQFNFAIEVLGTISFSMSGSFAAMQKRLDPFGVLIIAFVTSVGGGTVRDLLLDIPVFWMHDLFTCVIILATSIFTMIFKSLEKNFQVTLFIFDSFGLGLFTIIGVQKGLHADIHPLICIGLGTITGCFGGIIRDILLNRIPLIFRKEIYATACIVGGSAFLLMTKFSSFTYTFIQIFTILLIVAIRTLAVKYHWQIPKFYGYDHNAEM
- a CDS encoding LemA family protein, yielding MKNKGCLSAGTIGIALVVIVVILFFWGKSGYNNFVTQEQNVNTKWSNVETVYQKRANLIPNLERTVKSYSKFEQETLTKVVEARSKATSINIDPTNMTQQDLAKFQAAQGELSGALSRLMAVVESYPNLKADQQYINFQREYTAIENSIRTETVYYNAAAQEYNTTIKKFPNNILANFTNFKEKPYFKADAGAEKAPEVFSE